The Desulfobulbaceae bacterium genome has a segment encoding these proteins:
- a CDS encoding mechanosensitive ion channel, with protein MKIMSKFMCANKKSILLLFLMSCALFLAPVRGVIAQEKVASTIEQPTEIESVIKILESSVAREELVRQLKIMAQAQQQTEPESQIKTAASQALQDISRRLNIMSESVMALAGSINQIPQISSWFKAELTDPQSRQLWTQTLINLTLTLGLGYLAFYLFHWGLNKFRRSVTEKPIENCLFRAVRLLWIFFIDCLPILAFAIASYLTIGIVGSHQEKTRLVALAWINAFIIAQGIQTLCNILFSPSSPNLRCSDLSDETANYLVIWSKRLSFTAVYGYFTLQAALFLGLPPLSYDILSRLLGLLVTVLIVILIMQNRERVSSHFQQWSTAGISPKDEIPSKPHGIRNRLAQSWHLLTIVYIVLLYGVWALQIEGGFFYLMRATILTMVALFITQIIIRLLYAVFTRGFQISEELKIRFPDLEKRANRYTNTLHRTLNFMAYSLGLMSILQAWGINTFSWLISSPGKALSGTIIAVSGILLVALLIWEITNSLIESYLNRTNESGIEQTSARTRTLLAVARKALTITLTVVATLMVLSELGVDIAPLLAGAGVLGLAIGFGAQKLVQDVITGVFILLEDQIAVGDVINVGDKGGLVEAVSIRTVRLRDLSGTVHTIPFSSINIVSNLTKDFSFYVMNVGVAYRENVDEVMQALQDIGAELQKDEEYGQQILEPLEVLGVDAFADSAVVIKARIKTAPIKQWWVGREFNRRMKQRFDELGIEIPFPHTTIYFGENKGGGAAPAIVQVESKSRIESVTDDT; from the coding sequence ATGAAAATTATGAGTAAATTTATGTGTGCCAATAAAAAAAGTATCTTACTGTTGTTCTTAATGAGCTGCGCATTATTCTTAGCCCCTGTTCGCGGAGTAATCGCACAGGAAAAAGTTGCTAGCACTATCGAGCAACCAACAGAGATCGAATCAGTCATCAAAATCCTGGAAAGTTCCGTTGCCCGCGAAGAACTGGTCCGTCAGCTTAAGATAATGGCTCAGGCTCAACAGCAGACAGAACCAGAAAGTCAGATAAAAACCGCTGCCAGCCAGGCCTTGCAGGATATATCCCGACGACTGAACATAATGTCTGAGTCAGTCATGGCCTTGGCTGGCAGCATCAATCAGATCCCCCAAATAAGCTCCTGGTTCAAAGCCGAACTCACCGATCCACAATCCCGACAGCTGTGGACACAGACTCTCATCAACCTTACCTTGACCCTCGGACTAGGTTACCTGGCTTTTTACCTTTTCCACTGGGGACTCAATAAATTTCGTCGTTCAGTTACCGAAAAACCTATAGAAAATTGTCTATTTCGGGCAGTTAGACTTCTTTGGATTTTCTTTATTGATTGTTTGCCGATTCTTGCCTTTGCCATAGCCTCTTACCTCACCATCGGCATTGTCGGGTCGCATCAAGAAAAAACCAGGCTGGTGGCGCTTGCTTGGATCAATGCCTTTATTATCGCCCAGGGAATACAGACCCTCTGTAATATACTCTTTTCCCCCTCATCTCCCAACCTCCGTTGTTCTGATCTTTCCGATGAAACCGCTAATTACCTCGTGATCTGGAGTAAAAGGCTCTCCTTTACCGCTGTTTACGGTTATTTTACACTACAAGCCGCCTTATTTCTGGGACTGCCACCGCTTTCATACGATATCTTATCGCGGCTCTTGGGACTCCTGGTGACTGTGCTGATAGTCATCTTGATCATGCAAAACCGCGAGAGGGTATCAAGTCATTTTCAACAATGGTCGACCGCAGGAATAAGCCCCAAGGATGAAATCCCCTCAAAACCCCATGGTATCCGCAACCGACTGGCTCAGAGTTGGCATTTGCTAACGATAGTATATATCGTTCTTCTATACGGAGTTTGGGCGCTTCAAATTGAGGGAGGATTTTTCTACTTGATGCGGGCCACCATCTTGACCATGGTGGCCCTGTTTATTACCCAAATAATTATTCGTTTACTGTATGCCGTTTTTACCCGTGGTTTCCAGATAAGTGAAGAGCTAAAAATCCGTTTTCCAGACCTTGAAAAACGCGCTAACCGCTACACCAACACTCTGCACCGTACATTAAATTTCATGGCCTACAGCCTCGGGTTAATGTCGATCCTTCAGGCTTGGGGAATCAACACCTTCAGTTGGCTGATCAGTTCACCCGGAAAGGCTCTTAGCGGGACCATCATAGCGGTTTCCGGTATCCTGCTGGTTGCTCTTCTAATCTGGGAAATCACCAATAGCCTGATTGAGAGTTATTTGAACCGCACGAACGAGTCTGGAATAGAACAAACCAGCGCCCGAACCCGAACATTGCTTGCCGTGGCCCGCAAGGCCCTCACTATCACATTAACGGTGGTTGCCACCTTAATGGTCCTCTCTGAACTGGGGGTCGATATTGCTCCACTACTTGCTGGCGCCGGAGTACTCGGCTTAGCAATTGGCTTCGGCGCCCAGAAACTGGTTCAAGATGTCATAACCGGAGTTTTCATCCTCCTGGAAGATCAGATCGCCGTTGGCGACGTAATCAATGTCGGCGACAAGGGAGGCCTGGTTGAAGCGGTCTCAATCCGCACAGTACGCCTGCGCGACCTGTCTGGCACCGTACATACCATCCCCTTCAGCTCCATCAATATTGTCAGCAACTTAACTAAGGATTTCTCGTTCTACGTCATGAATGTCGGAGTCGCCTACCGGGAAAATGTCGACGAGGTCATGCAGGCGCTGCAGGATATCGGCGCCGAACTGCAAAAAGATGAGGAATATGGACAGCAGATTCTCGAACCTTTGGAGGTGCTAGGTGTTGACGCCTTTGCTGATTCAGCCGTAGTGATCAAGGCCCGGATCAAGACCGCTCCGATCAAACAATGGTGGGTCGGCCGAGAATTCAACCGGCGGATGAAACAACGGTTCGATGAACTCGGTATCGAAATTCCATTCCCCCACACGACCATCTATTTCGGCGAAAACAAGGGAGGCGGGGCAGCGCCAGCGATAGTGCAGGTTGAGTCCAAATCCCGAATCGAGTCCGTGACAGATGACACCTGA
- a CDS encoding DUF2293 domain-containing protein, which produces MEQSNRIVKLGVNGSLIGAAGEKLTPPVGWGFLPAGDAGITRKVLVKGIFWRVQVQMGRRTISKGVWAPAETIAVARQEVEAVRSTEGYQKKLESDRQRRGRRQVEYEKEFCGEVCRFLAFAPRYQELEQLMAEAITIHAVPVGSGTVARTVMIPVEERAAKAVIAWMRHQTTAYESMRIAKVKGKRREVRRMLAGRSVELLQDYRSGLDVTPDCPLRKALERSKGLIA; this is translated from the coding sequence ATGGAGCAAAGTAATAGAATCGTCAAATTAGGCGTAAATGGAAGTTTGATTGGAGCAGCTGGTGAGAAACTGACTCCCCCGGTTGGATGGGGATTTCTTCCTGCTGGCGATGCCGGCATTACAAGGAAGGTACTCGTTAAGGGCATCTTCTGGCGCGTGCAGGTTCAAATGGGACGGCGCACCATCTCTAAAGGGGTTTGGGCACCTGCCGAAACTATTGCCGTAGCTAGGCAAGAGGTCGAAGCGGTTCGTTCCACTGAGGGATACCAGAAGAAATTAGAGAGTGATCGCCAGCGCAGGGGCAGGAGACAGGTTGAGTATGAAAAGGAATTCTGCGGTGAGGTCTGCCGCTTTCTTGCTTTTGCGCCTAGATATCAAGAGCTGGAACAGTTAATGGCCGAGGCGATTACCATTCATGCAGTTCCTGTTGGCAGCGGAACCGTGGCGCGGACAGTTATGATTCCAGTCGAAGAGCGGGCGGCAAAAGCTGTGATTGCCTGGATGCGGCATCAGACAACAGCGTATGAGTCGATGCGGATTGCAAAGGTAAAGGGCAAGAGACGAGAAGTCAGAAGGATGCTGGCAGGTCGTTCCGTAGAGTTGCTTCAGGACTATCGGAGTGGTCTTGACGTCACCCCTGACTGCCCATTACGAAAAGCCCTGGAGAGGTCTAAAGGTTTAATCGCATGA
- the topA gene encoding type I DNA topoisomerase, with the protein MLIIVESPTKAKKIQSILKLKALSTVGHFKDLPDAQIGVDLKTYEPTFVYHERKKHLPNELRAAAKGQIVMLAGDPDREGYAISCHIFEEVKSVAKECLRMEIFEVTEKGLNEAIAKAVPFEQTNTGLYNAFLGRRIGDRLVGYILSPIASKSLRSKYSVGRVQSPAVRLIVDREREIRDFSPSLYWMLDIQLDKEGAIFLARHAKGKFKRLADAEAVVDSIRGESHAHATKVDKKEVKQLPKPPFTTVDLQAAAAVRLKFTPEHTMKLAQGLFDQGITTYHRTDSVRMDDAFIAEIREFLGKALGVNYLPAKPNQHKSKNSQAEAHEGIRPTHMHSTVDIASIIKREGLTPDHAKLYELIFKRAVASQMAPALFDSTTMFFEVAGEKFRSSGRVLKFDGFLKVYAEVDEEKEKKKDDDKLQLLPPVAVGELVPKLKEILEEKKTKPPGRFTLGSLVKELERLDIGRPSTYAAITKNITDRGYVKEEKGKVVPLPPGETLIDYLRQKHSWVIDYELTSKMEKFLDQVVENKESWQRFCKGVHNKMGFFVPPVRVAGGGPSEGQLKYANDLAAKNNLTIPEETLKTSRALSLWIEGLVGKKNS; encoded by the coding sequence ATGCTTATCATTGTTGAATCGCCAACCAAGGCCAAAAAGATTCAGTCGATCCTTAAGCTGAAAGCTCTGTCTACCGTCGGTCATTTTAAGGATCTTCCGGATGCTCAGATTGGAGTTGATCTTAAGACCTATGAGCCGACTTTCGTCTATCACGAGAGAAAAAAGCATCTGCCCAATGAGCTGCGGGCAGCGGCTAAGGGGCAGATCGTTATGCTGGCGGGTGACCCGGATAGGGAAGGTTATGCCATCAGTTGTCATATCTTTGAAGAAGTAAAGTCAGTTGCTAAAGAATGTTTGCGCATGGAAATTTTTGAAGTGACTGAGAAAGGATTGAACGAAGCTATAGCCAAGGCGGTGCCGTTCGAGCAGACCAACACCGGTCTTTATAATGCCTTTTTGGGAAGGAGGATTGGCGACCGACTGGTGGGGTATATCCTTTCCCCAATCGCCAGTAAAAGTCTCCGTAGTAAATATAGTGTTGGCCGGGTGCAGTCACCTGCGGTTCGCCTGATTGTTGACCGAGAACGAGAGATCAGGGATTTCTCGCCATCACTTTACTGGATGCTCGATATTCAGCTTGATAAAGAAGGGGCGATCTTTTTGGCGCGTCATGCCAAAGGTAAATTTAAGCGACTGGCAGATGCAGAGGCAGTTGTTGATTCTATTAGAGGTGAATCCCATGCTCATGCCACAAAAGTAGACAAGAAAGAGGTCAAACAGTTGCCTAAACCACCGTTTACGACTGTCGACTTACAGGCAGCTGCCGCGGTCCGCTTGAAATTTACCCCTGAACATACCATGAAACTTGCTCAAGGGCTGTTCGATCAAGGAATCACTACGTATCACCGGACCGATTCCGTACGCATGGATGATGCCTTCATTGCCGAGATTAGAGAGTTCCTTGGGAAAGCGCTTGGCGTCAACTATCTTCCGGCTAAACCTAACCAGCATAAGTCAAAAAATTCACAGGCCGAAGCGCACGAAGGCATCCGCCCCACCCATATGCATTCGACAGTCGATATTGCCTCAATCATCAAGAGAGAGGGTCTTACCCCGGACCATGCCAAGTTGTATGAGCTAATATTTAAGCGGGCGGTGGCGAGCCAGATGGCACCGGCACTATTTGATTCCACCACCATGTTTTTTGAGGTGGCCGGGGAAAAGTTCAGGTCCTCTGGGCGGGTTTTGAAATTTGACGGCTTTTTGAAAGTGTATGCAGAGGTTGACGAGGAAAAAGAGAAAAAGAAGGATGATGATAAGTTGCAGCTTCTTCCTCCGGTCGCGGTGGGCGAGTTGGTGCCGAAGCTCAAGGAGATCCTGGAAGAAAAAAAGACCAAGCCACCGGGGCGATTTACCCTTGGCTCACTGGTCAAGGAGTTGGAGCGTCTTGACATCGGCCGACCATCGACATACGCCGCTATCACCAAAAACATTACTGATCGGGGGTATGTGAAGGAGGAGAAGGGGAAGGTGGTCCCTTTGCCTCCGGGGGAAACGCTCATTGACTATCTCAGGCAAAAGCACTCCTGGGTGATCGACTACGAACTGACCAGTAAGATGGAAAAATTTCTGGATCAGGTTGTCGAGAATAAGGAAAGCTGGCAGCGCTTCTGCAAAGGTGTTCACAATAAGATGGGTTTTTTCGTGCCGCCAGTGAGAGTTGCAGGTGGTGGGCCGAGCGAAGGACAACTCAAGTACGCCAACGATCTTGCAGCAAAAAACAATCTTACTATTCCGGAAGAGACCTTAAAGACCAGTCGGGCCTTGTCGTTGTGGATCGAGGGTCTTGTTGGCAAGAAAAATAGCTGA
- a CDS encoding DUF1499 domain-containing protein: MGVLMVDHTDVRAGSDLILSLCPSSPNCISSQAVDSHFIEPFTQIGEARAGFDNSKAILGLRKDTIIVSATEIMIGVEFKTTLGFVDDGLFLLDGVNKMIHIRSASRVGYWDLGKNRRRMEEIRQDYQNLAGI, from the coding sequence ATGGGAGTGTTGATGGTGGATCATACTGATGTTCGCGCTGGTTCGGATCTCATTCTTTCGCTCTGTCCCTCTTCACCGAATTGTATTTCTAGTCAAGCTGTCGATTCCCACTTTATTGAGCCATTTACCCAGATAGGCGAGGCGCGAGCAGGATTCGACAACTCAAAGGCAATCCTTGGACTGAGGAAGGACACGATTATTGTATCTGCCACTGAGATCATGATTGGTGTGGAATTCAAGACCACTCTGGGGTTTGTGGATGATGGCTTGTTCTTGTTGGATGGAGTGAATAAGATGATCCACATCCGCTCAGCCTCCAGGGTGGGGTATTGGGATCTGGGCAAGAATCGTCGGAGGATGGAAGAGATTCGGCAAGATTATCAAAACCTTGCCGGGATCTAA
- a CDS encoding DEAD/DEAH box helicase, whose amino-acid sequence MSTFPIEHRLLLKPWFANQTLQQAEIEMAKAQAPEIIVYRHSAAAIFADEQGWCLIKFQVAPQLSQGFRPVAAVCSRCNLTRQNGDLCSHLATLCSQVMVAVSEQILPLPLTFGSSRWAAIARFLNQHDERLSISTRPNHLHLTNNSLTMRGMLANDDLELARRLFPEKGWSVPIEVRNEHDSILQQTWRRLHQLERTDSEISLNQCGTTSQGQRLARSLWTFLCQTFCRLATSPTWRLERDHEGEFSLFADSPSHQEIFKITPSRELLLDFLQQINLFDLITKTAPARAYSKIFFSPESGDLIIEPWLELADGSRLRRESIKNTRFGRNYSLNNTIFFTVTEQGHDFNDHADSAFPLFTIAQPQNYQTLVIAATDVPDFVKKHHTFMLQGGHDLDPALLNFSLTDLPDTLEIVNYREDGNWCLLDARYGFGSNRIELTEIIRLRREGARHIAGRDTWLQIDYTPLSWMYGLGPERLESVGKRTVIRLTKREMMAITALVPEIIYPEREDFRAIIRRRITSEIPDTLLDAEIPPHLRTYQRQGLAWLHHLQDNGVGGVLADDMGLGKTHQALALLALLAKEKGFRTLVICPASVLPHWQDKAATFYSDLNLKVYYGATRSESELDSPAILLTTYGLMRQDIELIKNKHFQVVIFDEIQNLKNKQTATHQAAKQIRAEVAYGLTGTPIENSLTDLKAICDLCVPGLLGSDASFQSIYADPITSGSNTHRIDSLKRMVGPFMLRRVKEQVLTELPEVIEDIRTCELSDDQIALYRRVIDNDGHDLLSSLENSPTPVIPYMKFLAVVQELKQICNHPCQILGNTDYQNYRSGKWDLFVEILHECLDASLKVVVFSQYTKMLNIVEAYLKSEDIPYAGIRGNMALKTRRKMIDQFNNDQTTRIFCASLLAGGTGIDLTSAQVVIHYDRWWNAAREEQATARVHRMGQKHVVQVFKFISQGTMEEKIHRLINRKKDLVDDVIQTDDESFVKRLTKEDLRELLRWEQTSI is encoded by the coding sequence ATGTCAACCTTTCCCATCGAACATCGTCTGCTATTGAAACCATGGTTTGCCAACCAGACCCTGCAGCAAGCAGAGATCGAAATGGCCAAGGCCCAAGCGCCTGAGATAATCGTTTACCGTCACTCAGCCGCAGCTATCTTTGCCGACGAGCAGGGGTGGTGTCTGATCAAATTTCAAGTGGCCCCTCAGTTGAGCCAAGGATTTCGACCCGTCGCTGCAGTCTGCTCACGATGCAATCTTACCCGTCAGAATGGCGATCTTTGCTCCCATCTTGCCACCTTGTGCTCACAGGTCATGGTGGCAGTATCAGAACAGATTCTCCCTCTCCCTTTGACCTTCGGCTCGAGCCGTTGGGCGGCAATTGCCAGGTTTCTCAATCAACACGACGAGAGGCTCAGTATTTCCACCCGCCCGAATCATCTGCATCTGACTAACAACTCCCTGACGATGCGAGGTATGCTGGCTAATGATGATCTGGAACTAGCCAGACGTCTTTTTCCGGAAAAGGGCTGGTCCGTACCAATCGAGGTCAGAAATGAGCACGATTCAATTCTCCAGCAAACATGGCGACGTCTCCATCAACTAGAACGGACAGATTCTGAGATATCCCTTAATCAGTGTGGCACAACAAGCCAAGGTCAGCGTCTGGCAAGAAGCCTGTGGACCTTTTTGTGTCAGACCTTTTGCCGCTTAGCCACATCCCCCACTTGGCGGCTGGAGCGAGACCACGAGGGAGAGTTTTCCTTGTTTGCCGATTCTCCTTCGCATCAGGAAATCTTTAAGATAACTCCATCCCGTGAACTCCTCCTCGACTTCCTGCAGCAGATCAATCTCTTTGACCTGATCACCAAGACCGCTCCGGCAAGGGCATACTCAAAAATATTCTTTTCTCCAGAGTCTGGTGACTTAATCATCGAACCTTGGCTGGAGCTTGCCGACGGGTCCCGTCTTCGCCGCGAGTCAATTAAAAACACCCGCTTCGGCAGGAACTACTCACTGAACAACACGATATTTTTCACGGTAACTGAGCAAGGACATGATTTCAATGACCATGCCGACAGTGCCTTCCCGCTGTTTACTATCGCTCAACCACAAAACTACCAGACACTCGTTATTGCCGCCACCGATGTGCCGGATTTTGTCAAAAAACACCACACCTTCATGCTCCAGGGAGGCCATGACCTTGATCCGGCACTGCTCAATTTTTCACTAACCGACCTACCGGACACCCTTGAAATTGTCAATTATCGTGAGGATGGAAATTGGTGCTTGCTTGATGCCAGATATGGATTTGGATCCAACCGGATTGAACTTACAGAAATCATTCGCTTACGACGAGAAGGGGCCAGACATATCGCTGGCCGTGACACCTGGCTCCAGATTGACTATACCCCTTTAAGCTGGATGTATGGACTGGGACCGGAACGGCTCGAGTCTGTCGGCAAACGGACAGTTATTCGGTTAACCAAGCGAGAGATGATGGCAATAACCGCTCTGGTGCCAGAGATCATCTATCCAGAGAGAGAAGATTTCCGCGCCATTATTCGCCGGCGTATAACATCTGAGATACCCGACACCCTGCTTGATGCAGAGATACCACCGCACCTTCGAACCTATCAACGTCAAGGACTGGCCTGGCTTCACCACTTGCAAGATAATGGAGTAGGCGGAGTGCTCGCCGATGACATGGGCCTGGGAAAGACCCATCAAGCACTGGCCCTGCTGGCACTGTTGGCAAAAGAGAAAGGATTCCGGACATTGGTAATCTGTCCCGCCTCGGTTTTACCCCATTGGCAGGACAAGGCCGCTACCTTCTACAGCGACTTGAACCTGAAGGTATATTACGGAGCCACCCGATCAGAGAGTGAACTTGACAGCCCGGCCATTCTCTTGACTACCTACGGCCTGATGCGCCAAGATATTGAGCTGATCAAAAACAAACATTTTCAGGTGGTAATCTTTGACGAAATCCAAAATCTGAAAAATAAACAAACTGCAACCCACCAAGCCGCCAAGCAGATACGAGCCGAAGTAGCTTATGGTTTGACCGGAACCCCGATAGAGAACTCCCTCACCGATCTGAAGGCCATCTGTGACCTGTGCGTACCCGGCCTGCTCGGTTCAGATGCCTCATTTCAGTCGATTTATGCCGACCCTATTACCTCAGGCAGCAACACCCATCGAATTGACTCGCTCAAACGCATGGTCGGCCCTTTTATGCTCCGGCGAGTCAAGGAACAGGTGCTTACCGAACTCCCAGAGGTGATCGAAGATATCCGCACCTGTGAACTGAGCGATGACCAGATTGCCCTCTACCGCCGTGTCATTGACAACGACGGTCACGATCTGCTCTCCTCGCTAGAAAATTCCCCCACACCAGTGATTCCTTATATGAAATTTCTGGCTGTGGTCCAGGAACTCAAGCAGATATGCAATCACCCCTGTCAAATTTTGGGAAACACTGACTACCAGAACTATCGCAGCGGCAAATGGGATCTCTTTGTTGAGATATTACACGAATGCCTGGACGCAAGTCTGAAAGTAGTTGTCTTTAGCCAATACACCAAAATGCTCAATATTGTGGAAGCTTATCTAAAATCAGAAGATATCCCCTACGCCGGGATTCGAGGGAATATGGCGCTAAAGACGCGCCGCAAGATGATCGACCAATTCAACAACGATCAGACAACAAGAATCTTTTGTGCCAGTCTGCTAGCCGGGGGGACCGGCATTGATCTAACCTCGGCTCAGGTCGTTATTCACTACGACCGATGGTGGAACGCAGCCCGTGAAGAACAGGCTACCGCCAGGGTACACCGTATGGGACAAAAACATGTAGTGCAGGTATTCAAGTTCATCAGCCAGGGAACTATGGAAGAGAAAATCCACCGCCTGATAAATCGCAAAAAAGATTTGGTAGACGATGTTATTCAGACAGACGACGAATCGTTTGTCAAGCGACTTACCAAGGAAGATTTACGGGAACTCCTTCGTTGGGAGCAAACAAGTATCTAA
- a CDS encoding lactoylglutathione lyase, whose product MKFKMAHTNINVLNLERSLAFYQEALGLQQVRTYAHPEGEFTLVYVSDESNTYQIEFTWYRDRKEAYTHGDNDLHLAFAVDDFDAAYQKHTEMECICYENKAMGIYFIKDPDGYWLEVVPEKK is encoded by the coding sequence ATGAAATTCAAAATGGCCCACACCAACATTAATGTCTTAAATCTCGAACGAAGTTTGGCCTTTTATCAAGAGGCCCTCGGCTTACAACAGGTCCGCACCTATGCCCATCCGGAAGGGGAGTTTACGCTGGTCTATGTTTCTGACGAGTCGAACACCTATCAAATTGAATTTACGTGGTATCGAGACCGGAAGGAAGCATACACCCATGGCGATAATGATTTGCATTTGGCCTTTGCGGTTGATGATTTTGATGCGGCCTATCAAAAACATACAGAGATGGAGTGTATCTGTTATGAAAATAAAGCGATGGGAATATACTTTATTAAAGATCCGGATGGCTATTGGCTTGAAGTGGTTCCTGAAAAAAAATAA